CCATGGAGAGCACGGCCAAGCTCACCGCCTTCGTCATCTTCATCCTCATCGGCTCCACCCTCTTCAGCCTGATCTTCCGGGCGGTGGACGGGGATTACTGGATCGAGGGCTTCTTCACCCGGCTCCCCGGGGGGGAGGCGGGCTTCGTCCTCTTCGTCATGGTCCTGGTCTTCCTCCTGGGCTTCTTCATCGACTTCTTCGAGATCGCCTTCATCGTCCTCCCCCTCCTGGCCATCGGGGCCGAGGCCCTAGGCATCGACAAGCTCTGGTTCGGTCTCCTGGTGGGGGTGAACCTGCAGACCTCCTTCCTCACCCCCCCCTTCGGCTTCGCCCTCTTCTACCTGAGGAACGTGGCCCCGGCCTCGGTGCGCACCGGGGACATCTACATCTCGGGGGCCCCCTTCATCGGCCTGCAGCTTTTGGTCCTCCTCCTGGTCTACCTCCTCAAGGACCCCATCCTGGCCTTCGCCCGGGGCCTGGGGTGGTGATACCACCCCACGGGGACCTCGTCCCCGTGGGGGCCCCGGTGATACCCAGGGCCTCCCCCGAGGCGGACCCCAAACCCGCCCCGGCCGGGCCCTGGCCCGGCCGGGACAGGGGCTTTGCCGGACCTAGGGGTTGGGGAAGGCGTAGCTGGCGTAGCCCAGCTCGGCCACGTTGAACCAGCGGTACTGCTCCTGGCGGAAGTTGCGCCAGGCGGTGTAGACCCGGCGGTAGGTGGCGTCCCTGGCCGCCTCCTCCTCGTACCAGGCGAAGGCGGCCTGCTGGGCGGCCCGCATGATCTCTGCGGACCAGCGGCGCAGCTGCACCCCGGCCCGCACCAGCCGTTGCAGGGCCTGGGTGTTCACCTGGTCGTACTTGGCCAGCATCCACTGGTTGGCCTCCGCGGCGGCCACCTCGACCGCCTGCTGGTACTCCCGGGGCAGGCGGCCCCATTCCCGGAGGTTGATGTAGAAGGAGAGCATGGGACCGGGCTCATGCCAGCCGGGGTAGTAGTAGAAGCGGGCCACCCGGTGGAAGCCGAGCTTCTCGTCGTCGTAGGGACCCACCCACTCGGCGGCGTCCACCACGCCCCGCTCCAGGGCGGGGTAGATGTCACCCCCCGCCAGCACCTGGGGCACCACCCCGAGCCGGCTCATCACCTGCCCCCCGGGGCCGGGGATGCGCATCTTGAGGCCCCGCAGGTCGGCCACGGTGCGGATCTCGCGGCGGAACCAGCCCCCCATCTGCGCCCCGGTGTTCCCCCCGGGGAACTGGATGATGCCGAAGTCGGCGAAGATGGGGCGGAAGAGCTCGATGCCGCCCCCGAAGTACATCCAGGCGTTCTGCTGCCGGGCGGTGAGGCCGAAGGGCACCGAGGTGTCGAAGGCCAGGACCTGGGCCTTGCCCACGTAGTAGTAGCTGGCGGTGTGGCCGATCTCCACCGTGCCCGCCTGCACCGCGTCCATCACCTGGAGCCCGGGCACGATCTCCCCCGCCTGGTGGGGCCGGATCTGGAAGCGGCCGCCGGTGAGGGCGGAAACCCGCTCGGCGAAGAGCTCCGCCGCCCCGTAGATGGTGTCCAGGCTCCGGGGGAAGCTGCTGGCGAGCCGCCACCGGACGGTGGGGGTGGCCTGGGCGAAGACCGGGCCAAAAGCCGCGCTGGCGGCCACGCCGATACCTGCCTTCTTCAAAAACCCACGCCTATCCATGTTTTGACCTCCTTGGCGGTCGGGAGGGATTATACCCGGGGCCTCCCTGGGGCTGCAAGCCCCCGAGCGCATGTTCTTGCAGCCTCAACGGACATAGAAGAAAGTTTCTGCCACCTGGTGGCGGGTGGCCCGGGAAGCCTCCACGTAGACCCGAAGCCTCGCGTCCCAGTTGGCGTAGCGCCCCTCCAAGCGCACCCTGCCCGGAGGGGCATCGGTGTAGACCGCCCGCACCCGGTGGAGGCCCCGGGGCGGGGTGAGGGCGTAGCGGTAAGCCCCTGGGGGGAGCAGGTGGGTGCCCCGGTCCAGGTAGAGGCGGTCGAACTCGTAGGTGAAACCGTCCGGGTCCCGGGCCACAAGGGTCACCCAGCCTGGGGCGGCCAGGGTGAGGAGGAAGCGCACCTCCTCCCCCACGAAGTAGGTGGCCCCCACCCCCCGGTCGGGCTCGAAGCGCAGGATGGCCGGGGTGAGGTCCAGGCGGTAGGTGAGGCTCACCCCCTCCAGGGTCAAGGTGCAGGCGGAAAGGAGGCCCGCCATAAGGATCAGAACCGGGCGCATGGGCACCTCCTCCCCCAGCCTAGCCCAAAGCCCGCCTATCCCCCTTCAGGAAACCTTAAGGCCGCCTGGGCCACGGGGGCGTAGCGCTTACGGTGGACCGGGGAAGGCCCCAGGCGGGCCAGGGCCTCCCGGTGCTCCGGGGTGCCGTAGCCCTTGTGCCGGGCGAAGCCGTAGCCGGGGTAGAGGTGGTCCAGCTCCTCCATGAGGCGGTCCCGGTATACCTTGGCCAGGATGCTGGCCGCGGCCACGCTGGGGCTATGCCGGTCCGCCCTGGGAGGGGCAAACAGGGGCAGGGAGGTGGCCACCCGGAGGTAGTCGGTGACCAACGCCTCCGGAGGGGGGTTCAAAAGGGCCAAAGCCCGCTCCGCCGCCAGCAGGGTGGCCCCAAGCGGCCCAAGGCGGTCCACCTCCGCCACCTCCGCCACCCCTAGGGCCAAGGCCAAGGCCACCCGCCGCACCGCCTCCGCCAGGCGCGCCCGTTCCTCAGGCCCTAGGAGCTTGGAGTCCCGGAAGGGGTAGACCCCGGGGGGCAGGACCACCGCCCCCACCACGATGGGCCCCGCCCAGGCCCCCCTTCCTGCCTCGTCCACCCCGGCCACCTGGAGGCCCTTCCGCCAGAAAGGGGTTTCCAAAGGCTCCATACCCGGCACCTTCCCCTATCCTAAGGGGCATGAAGGCCCGCGCCACCTGTCCCCTGGACTGCCCCGACGCCTGCAGCCTCCTCCTCACCCTGGAGGGGGGGAGGCTCGTGCGGGTGGAAGGGGACCCGGCCCACCCCTTCACCCGGGGCTACGCCTGCGCCAAGACCTACCGCTACCCGGAAAGGGTAAAGGCGCGCCTCCTCTACCCCTTGCGCCGGGTGGGGCGGAAGGGGGAAGGCCGTTTTGAGAGGATCTCCTGGGAGGAGGCCCTGGACGGGATCGCCGAGAGGCTCAAGGCCATCCTGGACGCCCACGGGGGCGAGGCGGTGCTCCCCTACCACTACGCGGGCACCATGGGCCTCGTGGAGAACCAGCACCCCCTGGCCTTCTTCCGGGCCATCGGGGCCTCGGAGCTTCTGGAAACCATCTGCTCCAGCGCGGGGAGCGCTGCCTGGGAGATGACCTATGGGCCCCGCCTGGCCCCAGATCCCGAGGAGATCCCGGAAAACGTCCGCTACCTCCTCCTTTGGGGTATCAATAGCCTCTCCACCAACAGCCACCTCACCCCCTTCCTCAAGGCGGCGAGGAGGCGGGGGGCCAAGGTGGTCCACATCGACCCCTACGAGAACCTGACGAGCCGCTTCGCCGATGAGCACCTGAAGCTCCGCCCCGGCACCGACGCCGCCTTGGCCTACGCCCTAGCCCACGTGCTCTTCCGGGAGGGCTTGGTGGACCGGGCCTACCTGGAGGAGGCGGCCACCGGGGTGGAGGCCTTCCAGGAGGAGGCGGAGGGGTGGACGCCCAGGCGGGCCAGCGCCCTCACCGGGGTACCGGAGGAGGCCATAGAAAGGCTAGCCCGGGAGCTGGGGGAGGCCAAACGGGTCTTCCTCCGGGTGGGCTACGGCATGACCCGCCACCCGGGCGGGGGGAACGCCCTCAGGGCGGTGATCCTCCTCCCCGCCCTCCTGGGGGCCTGGCGCCACCCGGGGTGCGGGGCCATGCTCTCCACCAGCGGCGCCTTTCCCCTGAACAAGCGCTTTCTGGGGGGAAGACACCTCCTGGAGGGGGAGCACCCCCATGAGGGCTACTTCCGGCCCAACCCCCGGGTGCGCCGGGTGAACATGAACGAGCTGGCAAGC
The genomic region above belongs to Thermus thermamylovorans and contains:
- a CDS encoding TRAP transporter substrate-binding protein, which translates into the protein MDRRGFLKKAGIGVAASAAFGPVFAQATPTVRWRLASSFPRSLDTIYGAAELFAERVSALTGGRFQIRPHQAGEIVPGLQVMDAVQAGTVEIGHTASYYYVGKAQVLAFDTSVPFGLTARQQNAWMYFGGGIELFRPIFADFGIIQFPGGNTGAQMGGWFRREIRTVADLRGLKMRIPGPGGQVMSRLGVVPQVLAGGDIYPALERGVVDAAEWVGPYDDEKLGFHRVARFYYYPGWHEPGPMLSFYINLREWGRLPREYQQAVEVAAAEANQWMLAKYDQVNTQALQRLVRAGVQLRRWSAEIMRAAQQAAFAWYEEEAARDATYRRVYTAWRNFRQEQYRWFNVAELGYASYAFPNP
- a CDS encoding ribonuclease HII, which produces MEPLETPFWRKGLQVAGVDEAGRGAWAGPIVVGAVVLPPGVYPFRDSKLLGPEERARLAEAVRRVALALALGVAEVAEVDRLGPLGATLLAAERALALLNPPPEALVTDYLRVATSLPLFAPPRADRHSPSVAAASILAKVYRDRLMEELDHLYPGYGFARHKGYGTPEHREALARLGPSPVHRKRYAPVAQAALRFPEGG
- a CDS encoding molybdopterin oxidoreductase family protein, which produces MKARATCPLDCPDACSLLLTLEGGRLVRVEGDPAHPFTRGYACAKTYRYPERVKARLLYPLRRVGRKGEGRFERISWEEALDGIAERLKAILDAHGGEAVLPYHYAGTMGLVENQHPLAFFRAIGASELLETICSSAGSAAWEMTYGPRLAPDPEEIPENVRYLLLWGINSLSTNSHLTPFLKAARRRGAKVVHIDPYENLTSRFADEHLKLRPGTDAALAYALAHVLFREGLVDRAYLEEAATGVEAFQEEAEGWTPRRASALTGVPEEAIERLARELGEAKRVFLRVGYGMTRHPGGGNALRAVILLPALLGAWRHPGCGAMLSTSGAFPLNKRFLGGRHLLEGEHPHEGYFRPNPRVRRVNMNELASALTALDPPIRALFVFNSNPLVVAPNTGRVKEGLLREDLLTVVLEQVMTETARYADYLLPATLFYEHPDLYTSYGHYYLSWNEPLAEPEGKARPNTWVFRELARRLGLKEPTLYWEAEAVARSLLDVDHPYLEGISLERLKREGFAKLRLPKPFLPFAQGPVRFSPPPEVIPTEPLPDYPLILLTPPAHRFLNTTYGNVRELVEAEGGEPRLLIHPLDAEARGVTDGALVHIRSPWGQVVRKAKLTEAPVPGTVVLEGTWWEGWTPDGKGINHLTSERLTDLGGGSTFHSTPVEVEPLRLA